One region of Psychrobacter sp. DAB_AL43B genomic DNA includes:
- the nuoJ gene encoding NADH-quinone oxidoreductase subunit J, producing the protein MMNILNNPELAGFYSLAAVAIFASLRVVTQANPVHAILSMIVSLLAIAGIFFVIGAPFAGALEIVVYAGAIMVLFVFVIMMLNLGMRNDEREERWLDAGTWAIPTGLTVIIAVVLYAMIGLNHDEAAVIGGSTISAKAVGTVLFTKYIMLIEVAALLLLAALVAAYHLGKESIDDEIIGNDSLVANPNDGSIELYENDSIHNNNDAVKMAKPYEYKDVDPHDYVGMQVGAKKVTRKESD; encoded by the coding sequence ATGATGAATATCTTGAATAATCCTGAATTGGCAGGGTTTTATTCGCTCGCAGCCGTGGCCATATTTGCCAGTTTGCGGGTGGTGACCCAAGCCAATCCAGTCCATGCTATTTTATCGATGATTGTATCGTTACTAGCAATCGCCGGTATATTTTTTGTGATAGGTGCGCCGTTTGCTGGAGCACTTGAAATAGTCGTCTACGCTGGCGCCATTATGGTGCTGTTCGTCTTTGTTATCATGATGCTAAATTTAGGCATGCGTAATGATGAGCGTGAAGAGCGCTGGCTTGATGCTGGCACTTGGGCGATACCGACGGGGCTAACGGTTATTATCGCGGTTGTGCTGTATGCGATGATTGGCCTTAATCATGATGAAGCAGCTGTGATTGGTGGTTCAACTATTTCAGCCAAAGCAGTGGGCACAGTGCTATTTACTAAATATATTATGCTGATAGAAGTCGCCGCATTGCTACTATTAGCTGCCTTAGTTGCGGCTTATCATTTAGGCAAAGAGTCTATCGATGATGAGATTATCGGCAACGATAGCTTAGTAGCCAATCCAAATGACGGCAGTATTGAGCTGTACGAAAACGACAGCATACATAACAATAACGATGCAGTAAAGATGGCAAAGCCATACGAATATAAAGATGTCGACCCGCA
- the nuoH gene encoding NADH-quinone oxidoreductase subunit NuoH, producing MMTFDTWSILFMVVQSLVIFLVVVIVAAMMIVYERRMLALWQDRYGPNRVGPFGSLQLVADMLKIFFKEDWTPNFTDKFMFTLAPAVAMFTALASFAIIPVSPTLGVADWDIGILFFFAMAGIAVYAVLFGGWASANKFSLLGGLRSAAQTISYEVFLGLSLMGVVALTGSFNLRAIVEAQADGWYIIPQFFGFLTFVVAGVAVTHRHPFDQPEAEQELAEGYHVEYSGMKFGMFFIGEYVNVVLISALMTCLFFGGWLAPFNLNIPFIPPAFWFMIKTLFFMTMFILARGSLMRPRYDQVMNFGWKVCLPVTLINLLVTAAVILIFSPTL from the coding sequence ATGATGACCTTTGATACTTGGTCTATACTTTTTATGGTCGTACAATCGCTGGTCATCTTTTTAGTGGTGGTGATTGTCGCTGCGATGATGATTGTTTATGAGCGCCGGATGCTAGCTTTATGGCAAGACCGTTATGGTCCAAACCGTGTCGGACCGTTTGGTTCGTTGCAGCTGGTTGCTGATATGCTCAAAATCTTCTTTAAAGAAGATTGGACGCCAAATTTTACCGATAAGTTCATGTTTACCTTGGCGCCTGCGGTTGCGATGTTTACCGCTTTGGCTTCATTTGCCATTATTCCTGTTTCACCAACCCTTGGGGTCGCTGATTGGGATATTGGTATTTTGTTCTTTTTTGCCATGGCAGGTATTGCGGTTTATGCAGTACTGTTTGGTGGTTGGGCGTCAGCCAATAAATTCTCACTACTCGGCGGCTTACGTTCAGCCGCGCAAACGATTAGTTATGAGGTTTTCTTAGGTTTGTCGTTGATGGGCGTTGTTGCATTAACAGGCTCATTTAACTTACGTGCGATTGTCGAAGCGCAGGCTGATGGCTGGTATATCATCCCGCAGTTCTTTGGCTTTTTAACCTTTGTCGTCGCAGGTGTGGCCGTTACGCATAGACATCCATTTGATCAGCCAGAAGCAGAGCAAGAACTTGCTGAAGGTTATCACGTTGAATACTCTGGCATGAAGTTCGGTATGTTCTTTATTGGCGAATACGTCAACGTCGTACTAATTTCTGCGCTGATGACGTGTCTGTTTTTTGGTGGTTGGTTGGCACCTTTTAACTTAAATATTCCGTTTATTCCACCAGCTTTTTGGTTCATGATTAAAACGCTATTCTTTATGACCATGTTTATTTTGGCTCGAGGCTCACTCATGCGTCCGCGCTATGATCAGGTGATGAACTTTGGCTGGAAAGTCTGTCTGCCGGTAACTTTGATTAACCTATTGGTTACTGCTGCAGTCATTTTGATTTTTTCCCCAACGTTGTAA
- the nuoI gene encoding NADH-quinone oxidoreductase subunit NuoI: protein MFTTIKKTVIGMFTIVRSMWMVNSHAIRPRDTILYPEVPVPVPPRFRGRIILSRDPDGDERCVACNLCAVACPVGCISLQKAEREDGRWYPEFFRINFSRCIFCGLCEEACPTTAIQMTPDFEMGEYVRQDLVYEKEHLLISGPGKYPDYNYYRVTGMAVADKPKGAAQNEAAPIDLRSLLP, encoded by the coding sequence ATGTTTACTACTATAAAAAAGACCGTCATTGGTATGTTTACCATTGTCCGCAGCATGTGGATGGTCAATAGTCATGCGATCAGACCACGTGACACCATTCTTTATCCTGAGGTGCCGGTACCTGTACCGCCACGTTTTCGTGGACGGATTATATTGTCTCGAGACCCTGATGGCGATGAGCGCTGTGTTGCTTGTAACTTATGCGCCGTGGCATGTCCAGTGGGTTGTATCTCGTTGCAAAAAGCGGAACGTGAAGATGGACGCTGGTATCCAGAGTTCTTTCGAATCAACTTTTCACGCTGTATTTTTTGTGGATTGTGTGAAGAAGCTTGTCCAACGACGGCCATTCAGATGACCCCTGATTTTGAGATGGGTGAATACGTCCGTCAAGACTTGGTCTATGAAAAAGAGCATTTGCTCATCTCAGGACCGGGTAAATATCCCGATTATAACTATTATCGCGTGACGGGTATGGCGGTAGCAGATAAACCAAAAGGAGCGGCGCAAAACGAAGCTGCACCGATTGATCTAAGGAGCTTGCTACCATGA